A genome region from Natronobeatus ordinarius includes the following:
- a CDS encoding DUF58 domain-containing protein: MTRNGLFLFGGVLAFVAAVAILGGLLAVSATDGAIVVVAFLALLASIGALSRRRDGWNRAETPEPERRTRVPVPGTDLLDVVDEFRPYDLGFAVTSRRIVLGLRGAAVAVLTRFEGLSAEEAQRRVDDGTWTTDPVAAATLSPTLEEPALPLRRRIAAIWTGESASRRGIRRSVAAITALGTPDAERPPEPRRDDEPTDEPVATRTTTRSVDDRLERTPRSTGYWAGIGVVALVAIGVGALAESAAVVLAGVVGVGYAGFARAFDAPRPDVSLERTVSDETPDPGDDVEVTLTITNDGELPVPDLRVVDGVPPGIAVTDGTARLGTALRPGDRVRLEYTVEARRGNHRFDPALLVTRGLSRSRERETLVTQPTRIVCEPSMRPTAVPVRLRSTAATFAGRLRVTEGGSGTEFHSVREYRRNDPLNRIDWNRRARTGDLATLEFHEERAARVLVLVDARATAYLAPEPAAEHAVDRSVDAAGRIAASLLDRGDSVGLAALGPTGRGEETADPCWLAPGSGSHHRAQVRELLATHPQCSTSPPERETAWLTQLRTIRRRLSSGTQVVLLTPLCNRGAVDVARRLDARGHAVTVVSPDPTADRTAGQGLARIARRIRRFDLERAGIPVVDWSADRSLDEALARANAGDAP; this comes from the coding sequence GTGACCCGCAATGGGCTGTTCCTCTTCGGCGGCGTTCTCGCGTTCGTCGCCGCGGTCGCGATCCTCGGCGGACTCCTCGCGGTCTCGGCGACCGACGGGGCGATCGTCGTCGTCGCCTTCCTGGCGCTGCTCGCCTCGATCGGGGCGCTCTCGAGACGACGCGACGGCTGGAATCGAGCCGAAACGCCCGAGCCCGAACGGCGAACGCGCGTTCCCGTGCCGGGGACCGACCTGCTGGACGTCGTCGACGAGTTTCGGCCGTACGACCTCGGCTTTGCCGTCACCAGTCGCCGCATCGTCCTCGGACTTCGCGGCGCAGCCGTTGCCGTCCTGACGCGATTCGAAGGACTCAGCGCCGAGGAAGCCCAGCGACGCGTCGACGACGGGACGTGGACGACAGACCCCGTCGCCGCGGCGACCCTCTCCCCGACGCTCGAGGAGCCGGCCCTGCCGCTTCGTCGACGGATCGCGGCGATCTGGACCGGCGAATCCGCCTCCCGTCGAGGGATTCGTCGATCCGTCGCCGCCATCACGGCCCTCGGGACTCCCGACGCCGAACGGCCCCCCGAACCACGTCGGGACGACGAGCCGACTGACGAGCCGGTCGCCACGAGAACGACGACGAGGTCCGTCGACGACCGACTCGAACGGACACCCCGTTCGACCGGCTACTGGGCCGGCATCGGCGTGGTCGCCCTCGTCGCCATCGGCGTCGGTGCCCTCGCAGAGTCAGCCGCCGTCGTCCTCGCCGGCGTCGTCGGCGTCGGCTACGCCGGATTCGCGCGAGCGTTCGACGCGCCACGGCCCGACGTCTCCCTCGAGCGAACGGTGAGCGACGAGACGCCCGACCCGGGAGACGACGTCGAGGTCACGCTGACGATCACCAACGATGGCGAGCTGCCGGTTCCCGACCTGCGAGTCGTCGACGGCGTCCCACCCGGCATCGCCGTGACCGACGGCACGGCTCGACTCGGAACCGCTCTCCGCCCCGGCGACCGCGTTCGACTCGAGTACACGGTCGAAGCCCGGCGCGGAAACCACCGGTTCGACCCGGCACTCCTCGTGACGAGGGGACTGTCTCGGTCGCGCGAGCGCGAAACACTCGTTACTCAGCCAACGAGGATCGTCTGCGAACCGTCGATGCGACCGACGGCCGTCCCGGTTCGGCTCCGATCCACCGCAGCGACGTTCGCCGGGCGGCTCCGGGTCACCGAGGGCGGCTCCGGAACCGAGTTTCACTCCGTCCGAGAGTACCGACGAAACGACCCGTTGAATCGAATCGACTGGAACCGCCGCGCCCGTACCGGCGACCTCGCGACCCTCGAGTTCCACGAGGAGCGGGCGGCCCGCGTGCTCGTGCTCGTCGACGCTCGAGCGACGGCGTACCTCGCCCCGGAGCCGGCGGCCGAACACGCCGTCGATCGGTCCGTCGATGCGGCCGGGCGAATCGCGGCGTCGCTGCTCGATCGCGGCGATTCGGTCGGCCTCGCGGCGCTCGGGCCGACGGGCCGCGGCGAGGAGACGGCAGACCCGTGCTGGCTCGCGCCTGGATCGGGCAGCCACCATCGGGCACAGGTTCGGGAGCTCCTGGCGACGCACCCGCAGTGTTCAACGTCCCCGCCGGAGCGAGAGACGGCGTGGCTTACGCAGCTCCGGACGATTCGACGGCGGTTGTCGTCCGGGACGCAGGTCGTCTTGCTCACGCCGCTGTGCAACCGGGGGGCGGTTGACGTCGCACGGCGACTCGACGCCCGCGGCCACGCCGTCACCGTCGTCAGCCCCGATCCCACGGCCGATCGGACGGCGGGCCAGGGGCTCGCCCGCATCGCCCGTCGAATCCGGCGGTTCGACCTTGAGCGAGCCGGAATCCCGGTCGTCGACTGGTCGGCCGATCGGTCCCTCGATGAGGCGCTCGCTCGAGCGAACGCGGGTGATGCACCGTGA
- a CDS encoding 30S ribosomal protein S4, protein MALGSNTKQYETPNHPFQGERIATEHSLLDRYGLKNKEELWRAQSELRSYRRESRDLLAQPQDDEVVARRREEFLGRLKRVGVLNEEGGLGDVLGLEVEDVLERRLQTVAYRKGLANTPQQARQFITHGHVVVGDRRHRIPSYVVDVDEEDLVAFDENSPLADELHPERAEGQ, encoded by the coding sequence ATGGCGCTCGGAAGCAATACCAAACAGTACGAGACGCCGAATCACCCGTTCCAGGGCGAGCGAATCGCCACCGAGCACTCGCTGCTCGACCGCTACGGCCTGAAGAACAAAGAGGAGCTCTGGCGCGCACAGTCCGAGCTTCGTTCGTACCGGCGTGAGTCCCGCGACCTGCTCGCCCAGCCACAGGACGACGAGGTCGTCGCCCGTCGGCGCGAGGAGTTCCTCGGCCGACTCAAGCGCGTCGGCGTCCTGAACGAGGAAGGCGGCCTCGGCGACGTCCTCGGCCTCGAAGTCGAGGACGTCCTCGAGCGGCGACTCCAGACGGTCGCCTACCGCAAGGGACTGGCGAACACGCCTCAGCAGGCCCGCCAGTTCATCACGCACGGACACGTGGTCGTCGGCGATCGACGCCACCGCATTCCGTCGTACGTCGTCGACGTCGACGAGGAAGACCTCGTCGCGTTCGACGAGAACAGTCCGCTCGCGGACGAACTCCACCCGGAACGTGCGGAGGGTCAGTAA
- a CDS encoding 30S ribosomal protein S13 has protein sequence MSEEEQRQEDDDLRYFVRIGQTDLDGTKSVERSLSELNGIGRRTARIIAEEADVDRTATFGALDEEVIDEVVELVENYADEVPEWLANRQRDFYSGETTHEIGNDLQLTRQHDLNRMKMINSYKGVRHKRGQKVRGQRTKSTGRTEGTIGVNVEEIKEEAEGGE, from the coding sequence ATGAGCGAGGAAGAACAACGACAGGAGGACGACGACCTTCGATACTTCGTCCGGATCGGGCAAACCGACCTCGACGGGACGAAGTCCGTCGAGCGGTCGCTCTCGGAGCTGAACGGGATCGGTCGACGAACCGCCCGGATCATCGCCGAGGAGGCCGACGTCGACCGAACGGCGACGTTCGGTGCCCTCGACGAAGAGGTAATCGACGAGGTCGTCGAGCTCGTAGAGAACTACGCCGACGAAGTCCCCGAGTGGCTCGCCAATCGCCAGCGGGACTTCTACAGCGGTGAAACGACCCACGAGATCGGTAACGATCTCCAGTTGACCCGTCAGCACGACCTCAACCGGATGAAGATGATCAACTCCTACAAGGGAGTCCGTCACAAGCGTGGCCAGAAGGTCCGCGGACAGCGAACCAAGTCGACGGGCCGGACCGAGGGGACCATCGGGGTCAACGTCGAAGAGATCAAAGAAGAAGCCGAGGGTGGTGAATAA
- a CDS encoding DNA-directed RNA polymerase subunit D, producing the protein MSQEYDVEFVERGDRKARFLIRGVTPAFANGIRRAMVADVPTMAIDTVRFVENSSVMFDEQLALRLGLVPLTTPPEGEFREDDVVTLSIDVEGPGTAYSGDLVSSDDLVQPAEENVPIIELKDGQRLEAEADAVIERGKEHAKHQGGVAVGYRHLQRVTVGDDLPEFEEQPPQIVRGVIEEDGDLVPTSEFGHDLATRYPGKEVRVEDVPNAFVFHVETDGSFTVEELVLRAVDSLEQRAAELEEAVQL; encoded by the coding sequence ATGAGCCAGGAGTACGACGTCGAGTTCGTCGAACGCGGGGATCGCAAGGCCCGGTTTCTCATTCGCGGGGTCACCCCCGCGTTCGCCAACGGCATTCGCCGGGCGATGGTCGCGGACGTGCCGACGATGGCCATCGACACCGTTCGGTTCGTCGAGAACTCGTCGGTCATGTTCGACGAACAACTCGCGCTCAGACTGGGGCTCGTCCCGCTGACGACGCCCCCCGAAGGTGAGTTCCGGGAGGACGACGTCGTTACCCTCTCGATCGACGTCGAGGGCCCGGGAACCGCCTACTCCGGCGACCTCGTCTCGAGCGACGACCTCGTCCAGCCGGCCGAGGAGAACGTTCCGATCATCGAGCTCAAAGACGGCCAGCGCCTCGAGGCCGAGGCCGACGCGGTCATAGAGCGCGGCAAGGAACACGCCAAACACCAAGGTGGCGTCGCCGTCGGCTACCGTCACCTCCAGCGCGTGACGGTCGGCGACGATCTGCCGGAGTTCGAGGAACAACCGCCCCAGATCGTCCGCGGCGTGATCGAAGAAGACGGCGACCTCGTTCCGACGAGTGAGTTCGGCCACGACCTCGCCACGCGGTACCCCGGCAAGGAAGTCCGCGTCGAGGACGTCCCGAACGCCTTCGTCTTCCACGTCGAGACCGACGGCTCGTTCACGGTCGAGGAACTGGTCCTGCGCGCGGTCGACTCGCTCGAGCAGCGCGCAGCCGAACTCGAAGAAGCAGTACAGTTGTAA
- a CDS encoding DUF7519 family protein — protein sequence MTDHVVDPTRRPTVVSGALAAMAALVAVVVGTAVSSTAVAIGLVGTLVFAVGASRGSRTAVDLGCLALFLGVVAGGIQGGSVERTLLATVATVFAWDLGGNAIDLGEQLGREADTRRLEAVHAGSSLLVGLSAATLGYAIYVFAADGQPASAVALLLVATLLVTLGLGASRRGWIGPQNRR from the coding sequence GTGACCGACCACGTCGTCGACCCGACGCGCCGACCGACGGTCGTGAGCGGCGCTCTCGCAGCGATGGCCGCGCTCGTCGCCGTCGTCGTCGGGACCGCCGTCTCCAGTACTGCGGTCGCGATCGGTCTCGTCGGGACGCTCGTCTTCGCCGTCGGCGCTTCTCGTGGATCCAGGACCGCCGTCGACCTCGGCTGTCTCGCCCTCTTTCTCGGTGTCGTCGCCGGGGGCATCCAGGGTGGATCGGTCGAACGCACGCTGCTCGCGACCGTCGCGACGGTGTTCGCCTGGGACCTCGGCGGAAACGCGATCGACCTCGGCGAGCAGCTCGGACGGGAGGCCGACACCCGCCGACTCGAGGCCGTCCACGCTGGCTCGAGTCTCCTCGTCGGCCTCTCGGCTGCCACGCTCGGCTATGCGATCTACGTCTTCGCGGCCGATGGACAACCGGCGAGCGCGGTTGCCCTGCTGCTGGTCGCGACGTTGCTCGTCACGCTCGGGCTCGGGGCGAGCCGTCGGGGCTGGATCGGTCCACAGAACCGCCGGTAG
- a CDS encoding DUF4129 domain-containing protein — MSRTRSLARFAAALVGIVAVALAAATITSTIEPGGPGDGSVGSGDAPVYTPPPAESAAAGDGVPPFLEYLLLVVVTLLALALAWYLIAHRRELVKTLVAVCAVLAAVIVLLTLVQWFDPGEMANVTASEPAENATLPGGGSSDGETGSIPFSSVLVLLLVVTTIFAGALLVSRSDAETSVDVDRELESGPEDAAGIATAAGRAADRIAASDDVDNEVYRAWREMTRHLEVDRPETSTPGEFAAAAVEAGMEREHVDELTRLFEAVRYGHRETTLEVEARAISILRTIEATYADGNGRATGDDDERAAADWRRGGEQP; from the coding sequence GTGTCACGGACTCGCTCACTCGCTCGGTTCGCCGCTGCGCTGGTGGGGATCGTCGCCGTTGCCCTCGCAGCAGCCACCATCACCTCGACGATCGAACCAGGCGGTCCGGGTGATGGCTCGGTCGGCTCCGGCGACGCTCCCGTCTACACACCGCCACCGGCGGAGTCGGCGGCCGCGGGCGACGGCGTCCCACCGTTCCTCGAGTACCTGCTTCTCGTCGTCGTAACGTTGCTCGCACTCGCGCTGGCCTGGTATCTGATCGCCCACCGGCGAGAGCTCGTCAAAACGCTCGTCGCGGTGTGCGCGGTGCTCGCCGCCGTGATCGTCTTACTGACTCTCGTCCAGTGGTTCGATCCGGGCGAGATGGCGAACGTGACCGCATCGGAACCCGCCGAGAACGCCACCCTGCCTGGTGGGGGCTCGAGCGACGGTGAGACGGGTTCGATTCCGTTCAGCTCGGTCCTGGTACTCCTCCTCGTCGTGACGACGATCTTTGCCGGTGCGCTCCTCGTGAGCCGATCCGACGCAGAGACGAGCGTCGACGTCGATCGCGAACTCGAGTCGGGGCCGGAAGACGCGGCCGGGATCGCCACGGCTGCTGGCCGCGCTGCCGACCGAATCGCCGCTTCCGACGACGTCGACAACGAAGTCTACCGCGCCTGGCGCGAGATGACCCGCCACCTCGAGGTCGATCGGCCGGAGACGAGCACGCCCGGCGAATTTGCCGCGGCAGCCGTCGAGGCGGGGATGGAACGCGAGCACGTCGACGAACTCACCCGGCTGTTCGAAGCCGTCAGATACGGCCACCGGGAGACGACGCTCGAGGTGGAAGCACGGGCGATCTCGATCCTCCGGACGATCGAGGCGACGTACGCCGACGGAAACGGGCGCGCGACGGGCGACGACGACGAGCGAGCGGCAGCCGACTGGAGACGAGGTGGCGAGCAACCGTGA
- a CDS encoding 30S ribosomal protein S11 — translation MADEKWGIAHVHASFNNTVMTVTDLTGAETIAKSSGGTAVKQNRDEASPYAAMQMAESVAEEVKAAGITGLHVRVRGPGGNLQKSPGPGAQATIRALARSGIEIGRIEDVTPIPHDGSRPPKGKGGY, via the coding sequence ATGGCAGACGAAAAATGGGGCATCGCCCACGTGCACGCATCGTTCAACAACACCGTCATGACCGTGACCGACCTCACGGGCGCGGAGACGATCGCGAAGTCCTCCGGCGGGACCGCGGTCAAGCAGAACCGCGACGAGGCGTCGCCGTACGCGGCCATGCAGATGGCCGAGTCCGTCGCCGAGGAGGTCAAAGCAGCCGGCATCACGGGTCTGCACGTCCGCGTGCGCGGCCCCGGCGGCAATCTCCAGAAGTCCCCCGGACCCGGCGCGCAGGCGACGATCCGCGCGCTCGCCCGGTCGGGCATCGAGATCGGTCGCATCGAGGACGTCACGCCGATCCCACACGACGGATCGCGTCCCCCCAAAGGCAAGGGCGGCTACTAG